The proteins below come from a single bacterium genomic window:
- a CDS encoding Hsp20/alpha crystallin family protein — MTSHDESFRFPFLRREVDSIFGEVLRSVPARPGVARWSPTLDLIEEPGRYVIEMDVPGVRLEDLKITVAGRRLVVTGRREVVREHGHPNVRLRERWSGSFSRSLELPDEVDEGRIAAALHEGILRIELPRRGGRR; from the coding sequence ATGACATCGCACGACGAGAGCTTCAGGTTCCCCTTCCTGCGCAGGGAGGTCGATTCGATCTTCGGCGAGGTCCTGCGGTCGGTCCCCGCGCGGCCCGGCGTCGCGCGCTGGTCGCCGACGCTCGATCTGATCGAGGAGCCCGGCCGCTACGTCATCGAGATGGACGTGCCGGGCGTGCGGCTCGAGGATCTGAAGATCACGGTGGCCGGGCGCCGGCTCGTCGTCACCGGCCGGCGCGAGGTCGTCCGCGAGCACGGGCACCCGAACGTGCGGCTGCGGGAGCGCTGGTCGGGGTCGTTCAGCCGGAGCCTCGAACTGCCCGACGAAGTGGACGAGGGGCGCATCGCGGCGGCGCTGCACGAGGGGATCCTGCGCATCGAGCTGCCGCGCCGCGGAGGCCGGCGATGA